One Malassezia restricta chromosome III, complete sequence DNA segment encodes these proteins:
- a CDS encoding universal stress protein gives MLLPSATEQARHLRRQRMSLFSRNTSLKDDVWKGYERIVGFDTMPDAEDTASRSSSYTLQVKAKGYTRTKHTRTFMCAVDATESSERALEWMMEHLVDDGDELIAARVMSLDQDHISQGAIRDGAHSLLSSIVHLNKATHDERKISITVEFVRGSIKPTILELVSMYRPESLTIGTRGKQVSALEKMLGTTPLGNLSKFLIWKSPVPVIIVRPEDRIQKHLFKRLADPRRHEYAALMKKDSILPISRAPEAHTA, from the coding sequence atgctgctgccgtcCGCTACGGAGCAAGCGCGCCACTTGCGGCGTCAGCGCATGTCACTGTTTTCGCGCAACACGTCGCTAAAGGACGATGTATGGAAAGGGTATGAACGCATCGTAGGTTTCGACACGATGCCGGACGCAGAGGACACGGCGAGCAGATCGTCCTCGTACACTCTACAGGTAAAAGCCAAGGGCTATACGCGCACAAAACATACACGCACGTTCATGtgtgccgtcgacgccacAGAAAGTAGTGagcgcgcgctcgagtgGATGATGGAGCATCTCGtggacgacggcgacgagcTCATTGCTGCTCGTGTGATGAGCTTGGACCAGGACCATATTTCCCAAGGCGCCATTCGGGATGGCGCACATAGTCTCTTGTCGTCGATTGTCCACTTGAACAAGGCAACGCATGACGAGCGCAAAATTTCGATCACGGTCGAGTTTGTTCGAGGCTCCATCAAACCGACGATCCTCGAGTTAGTCAGCATGTACCGGCCTGAGAGCCTCACGATCGGAACGCGCGGAAAGCAGGTCAGTGCATTGGAGAAGATGCTTGGAACAACGCCACTTGGGAATCTCAGCAAGTTTTTGATTTGGAAATCGCCTGTGCCCGTCATTATCGTGCGACCTGAAGACCGGATCCAGAAGCACCTGTtcaagcgcctcgctgACCCCCGGCGGCATGAGTATGCCGCTCTGATGAAGAAGGATAGCATCCTGCCCATAAGCCGCGCGCCCGAGGCTCATACTGCATAG
- a CDS encoding nucleolar protein 9 → MGRGATDRRRAPKRSRHAEEEEDAPPEWIASSDANTPFGLVPADLHSYMKEVNAQLTERMHSGDADDVQLLVQAVLSEMNGHELALATDPTCSLVLENMSSMLQEKPLRVLLDRMTGNFVTLSYHRYGSHVLQALFYAVQRIMNTGTTSDSASTKQGVLRSLPDIMSDMYEEMEPSLVPMLTDVFATHMLRSIVALFAGVSIPSLDDMRSKRSAKYRSKERQKAMVDDSFTTPSNEPMHVPPAFYTLLHRLYTHMRENLTEEDMHRLVPEATAAPTLSLLLRLEAGLADGKGSTVYEKDSMASCILGPLDQRTDFMESALRDAVATHVLQSALQDISQERLVHFWRTYIHGRVAKLGAHPCANYVVATALQLLPADETLAEAIHELGKAGDQLVKNQVTGVLQTAVDRSVQVGAYAADVMQAIRAAFRFSEDASKDDVAKFVPAVLSLHTLKAFTHVQDAPQKRKRDDNGERMTTQGSILLQRIAQLPAPHQTWLYESLCTDALGSWCRSSTAAHVVIAALTSKAASFAQRRMLIRAVMPMLIDLCDDAWGSRVADALWLGADGFTKEKMAQLVIGHEKRLLASTYGRFFVRRLRLGVYRKNVDEWKAWAVHEHVPDAATPAAPPANPFAFLRTTHIHRTPRDQADRELERILAQVE, encoded by the coding sequence ATGGGTCGAGGCGCCACAGAccggcgtcgagcgccCAAGCGCAgtcggcacgccgaggaagaggaggatgcgccgcctgaATGGATCGCGTCGAGTGATGCCAATACACCATTTGGACTTGTGCCAGCCGATCTGCATTCCTATATGAAAGAAGTAAATGCGCAACTGACAGAGCGTATGCATTCCGGTGACGCGGACGACGTACAGCTACTTGTTCAAGCCGTTCTCTCCGAAATGAATGGTCACGAACTCGCGCTCGCTACAGATCCTACGTgctcgctcgtgctggaaAACATGTCGTCAATGCTTCAGGAAAAGCCACTCCgggtgctgctggatcgcATGACAGGTAACTTTGTGACGCTATCATACCATCGATACGGATCGCATGTACTCCAGGCGTTGTTTTACGCAGTGCAGCGCATTATGAACACGGGCACAACATCAGACTCTGCTTCGACGAAACAGGGTGTGCTGCGCTCCCTGCCGGACATTATGTCTGACATGTACGAAGAAATGGAGCCGAGTCTGGTGCCGATGCTGACCGATGTCTTTGCTACccacatgctgcgcagcatcgtAGCTCTTTTTGCGGGCGTGTCCATACCATCACTGGACGATATGCGCTCGAAGCGCAGTGCCAAGTACCGCTCCAAAGAACGCCAAAAAGCCATGGTCGACGACTCTTTTACGACACCGTCGAATGAGCCGATGCATGTGCCCCCTGCATTTTATACGCTCTTACATCGCTTGTACACACATATGCGCGAGAACTTGACAGAGGAGGACATGCACAGGCTCGTGCCTGAGGCCACCGCCGCGCCCACACTCAGTTTGCTCCTCCGGCTCGAAGCTGGACTGGCTGATGGGAAGGGCAGTACGGTATACGAAAAAGACTCGATGGCATCATGCATTCTTGGACCACTCGATCAGCGGACGGACTTTATGGAATCGGCGTtgcgcgatgccgtcgcgacgcacgtcCTCCAAAGTGCTTTGCAAGACATATCGCAGGAGAGGCTCGTACACTTTTGGCGCACCTATATCCATGGCCGTGTGGCCAAACTCGGCGCACATCCATGTGCCAACTATGTTGTGGCTACGGCCTTGCAGCTCTTGCCGGCCGATGAGACCCTGGCCGAGGCCATTCATGAGCTCGGCAAAGCCGGCGACCAACTCGTGAAGAATCAGGTGACGGGCGTCCTGCAGACGGCCGTCGATCGCAGCGTGCAGGTCGGTGCGTATGCAGCCGATGTCATGCAGGCCATCCGAGCAGCGTTCCGATTTAGTGAGGATGCATCCAAGGACGATGTGGCCAAGTTTGTGCCAGCTGTCTTGAGCCTTCACACTCTCAAGGCATTCACACATGTCCAAGATGCGCCACAGAAGCGCAAGCGTGACGATAATGGCGAGCGGATGACGACGCAGGGAAGTATCTTACTtcagcgcatcgcacaGCTTCCTGCGCCACACCAGACATGGCTGTATGAGAGTCTGTGCACGGATGCCCTCGGCTCGTGGTGCCGATCGTCCACGGCTGCGCATGTGGTCATTGCCGCTCTCACATCCAAGGCCGCCTCATTTGCacagcggcgcatgctcatCCGCGCTGTCATGCCCATGCTGATCGATTTGTGTGACGATGCATGGGGCAGTCGCGTCGCAGATGCCCTATGGCTCGGCGCCGACGGATTCACCAAGGAAAAGATGGCTCAGCTCGTGATCGGGCACGAAAAGCGCTTGCTTGCGTCGACGTACGGCCGGTTCtttgtgcgccgcctccgacTCGGTGTGTACCGCAAAAACGTCGACGAGTGGAAGGCATGGGCCGTGCACGAACACGTACCTGACGCAGCGACGCCCGCCGCCCCACCTGCCAATCCGTTTGCGTTCCTACGCACTACCCACATCCATCGCACACCACGTGATCAAGCCGACAGGGAACTCGAACGTATTTTAGCACAAGTAGAATAA
- a CDS encoding BolA-like protein 1: MLPGPWRAAVRSVRSYVTQVMSVEESMRHKLTGAFEPVHLYIRNDSSKHAHHAAMVAQGGGSGETHFFVEMVSAAFQGKPPLARHRAVNSLLAPEFDRGLHALSLRLKTPEEIAREQSGCCGGAGH; this comes from the exons ATGCTGCCTGGGCCGTGGCGTGCTGCTGTACGAAGCGTGAGAAGCTACGTGACGCAGGTCATGTCTGTGGAAGAGTCTATGCGGCACAAGCTCACGGGCGCTTTTGAGCCCGTACACTTGTATATTCGAAATGA ctcgtcgaagcATGCACATCATGCCGCTATGGTAGCTCAAGGCGGCGGAAGTGGCGAGACAC ACTTTTTTGTCGAAATGGTATCAGCCGCCTTCCAGGGCAAGCCGCCTCTTGCCAGGCATCGTGCTGTCAACTCGCTGCTAGCCCCCGAATTCGACCGCGGACTGCACGCACTCAGCCTGCGCTTAAAGACGCCGGAAGAGATAGCGCGCGAACAGTCGGGATGCTGTGGCGGAGCTGGTCATTAA
- a CDS encoding 17beta-estradiol 17-dehydrogenase — protein sequence MLETLLQAVGAAVVAAALLYLVYVVLQIHILSGRPLTAYGANSKMRGAGSWAVVTGATDGIGREFAMQLAAKGFNIVIVSRSVDKIKYLVKDLERAYPGIKTCYYSMDFLYADAEQYEGLATLIQHLDVAVLVNNVGLSHQMPVSFLEMDEHELASICQVNVMATQHMTRVVAPHLVRRPGRGLILNLGSFSGQWATPLLSVYAGSKAFLIAWSQALGEELRRSKVDVQVLNTFFVVSNMSKVRRASWMVPTPKAYVQSVLSRIGLASGAVGRPFTLTPYPTHAWIDWATQYLVPRWFLLSKAYESSLDTRRRAIRKAERLAKQQ from the coding sequence ATGCTCGAAACGCTGCTGCAAGCCGTGGGTGCCGCTGTGGTGGCAGCGGCGCTTCTCTATTTGGTGTATGTGGTGCTGCAGATTCATATCCTCTCTGGACGTCCGCTGACGGCCTATGGCGCGAACTCGAAaatgcgcggcgccggcagTTGGGCGGTCGTGACGGGTGCGACAGACGGGATTGGTCGTGAGTTTGCGATGCAACTCGCAGCGAAGGGCTTCAACATTGTGATTGTGAGTCGCTCGGTTGACAAGATCAAGTACCTCGTGAAGGATCTTGAGCGTGCATACCCGGGCATCAAGACGTGCTACTACTCGATGGACTTTTTGTATGCGGATGCGGAGCAGTACGAGGGCCTGGCGACATTgatccagcacctcgacgTGGCTGTGCTTGTCAACAATGTAGGCTTGTCTCATCAGATGCCCGTCTCTTTTCTcgagatggacgagcacgagctggCATCGATCTGCCAAGTCAATGtgatggcgacgcagcatATGACGCGCGTCGTAGCACCCCACCTCGTGCGTCGCCCAGGCCGTGGACTCATTCTCAATCTGGGCTCGTTCTCGGGTCAGTGGGCGACGCCGCTCCTGTCCGTGTACGCTGGCTCGAAGGCCTTTTTGATTGCGTGGTCGCAGGCCCTCGgtgaggagctgcgccgctccaAGGTCGATGTCCAGGTGCTCAACACGTTCTTTGTCGTGAGCAACATGTCCAaggtgcggcgcgcgtcgtggatggTGCCGACGCCCAAGGCATACGTGCAGTCCGTGCTCTCCCGAATTGGTCTGGCGTCGGGGGCCGTGGGCCGGCCCTTCACTCTCACGCCCTACccgacgcatgcatggATCGACTGGGCGACCCAGTACCTTGTGCCGCGCTGGTTCCTCCTGAGCAAAGCGTATGAATCGAGCTTggacacgcgccgccgggCGATTCGCAAGGCTGAGCGCCTGGCCAAGCAGCAGTAG
- a CDS encoding argininosuccinate synthase, with protein sequence MSSNGRVLLAYSGGLDTSTILAWLIDEGYDVIAYMANVGQEEDFDAVREKALKCGAKDFILDDVRREFVEELIFPAIQANAIYEDVYLLGTSLARPVIARGMIETAEKMQCQFVSHGCTGKGNDQVRFELAFYGLNPDIKVIAPWRIPKFYQRFAGRSDLLEYAASKGIPVTQTKSKPWSTDENLFHISYEAGILEDPNTTPPADMWKLTQAPEQAPNDPEHISIEFTKGIPTRLIVPATGKEYTDACDVFLELNALARKHGIGRVDIVENRFIGVKSRGCYESPGATILRAAHIDLEGLTLDREVRRIRDQIVTTKLSEILYYGFFFSPESQYVRSCIPPSQLTVNGTVKLKLYKGHVSIEGRSSDELLYDEKFSSMDELGGFEPEETSGFISVQSIRLKRFGLGLAHRGMAGADPKKAYALPQ encoded by the coding sequence ATGTCGAGTAACGGACGCGTTCTTCTTGCCTATTCTGGTGGTCTTGACACCTCTACGATTCTCGCGTGGCTCATTGATGAGGGATATGATGTGATTGCATACATGGCCAATGTCGGTCAGGAGGAAGACTTTGATGCCGTGCGTGAAAAGGCGCTCAAGTGTGGTGCCAAGGACTTTATCcttgacgacgtgcgccgcgagTTTGTGGAAGAGCTCATTTTCCCTGCCATACAGGCTAACGCTATCTACGAGGATGTGTACCTCCTCGGAacgtcgctcgcgcgcccTGTGATTGCTCGTGGCATGATCGAGACGGCTGAGAAGATGCAGTGCCAGTTTGTTTCGCACGGATGTACTGGCAAGGGCAACGACCAGGTCCGTTTTGAACTTGCTTTCTACGGTTTGAACCCGGACATCAAGGTCATTGCGCCCTGGCGCATCCCGAAGTTCTACCAGCGCTTTGCTGGTCGAagcgacctgctcgagtACGCTGCCTCGAAGGGCATTCCTGTCACGCAGACCAAGTCCAAGCCATGGTCGACGGATGAAAACCTGTTCCACATCTCGTACGAGGCTGGAATTCTCGAAGACCCCAACACGACGCCGCCGGCTGACATGTGGAAGCTGACGCAGGCGCCTGAGCAGGCGCCGAATGATCCCGAACACATCTCGATCGAGTTTACCAAGGGTATTCCGACGCGTCTCATTGTTCCTGCCACCGGCAAGGAGTACACGGATGCATGCGATGTGTTCCTGGAGCTGAATGCGCTGGCCCGCAAGCATGGTATTGGCCGTGTGGACATTGTGGAGAACCGCTTCATTGGAGTCAAGTCGCGCGGCTGCTACGAGTCGCCAGGCGCCACGATCctgcgtgcggcgcacatTGACCTCGAGGGCCTCACGCTCGACCGTGAGGTGCGTCGTATCCGCGACCAGATTGTGACTACGAAGCTCTCAGAGATCTTGTACTACGGCTTCTTCTTCAGCCCGGAGAGCCAgtacgtgcgcagctgcatccCGCCAAGTCAGCTCACTGTGAACGGCACGGTCAAGCTCAAGCTGTACAAGGGCCATGTGTCGATCGAAGGCCGCAGCTCGGACGAGCTCCTGTACGACGAAAAGTTCTCGTCGATGGATGAGCTCGGTGGCTTTGAGCCTGAAGAGACGTCAGGCTTTATTTCTGTCCAGTCCATCCGCCTTAAGCGCTTCGGCTTGGGCCTCGCACACCGTGGTATGGCGGGAGCGGATCCGAAGAAAGCCTATGCGCTGCCCCAGTAA
- a CDS encoding NAD+ synthase (glutamine-hydrolyzing), whose product MPRLTVSTCSLNQWALDFDGNRDRIVRSIERAKAAGSTLRIGPELEIPGYGCYDHFLESDTELHSWQVLAEILQSNLTDGILCDVGMPVSHRSVLYNCRIAVMHRRILHIRPKIWLANDGNYREMRFFTPWTRIGETESYDLPDIIRETTGQTHVPIGDALLQAPDTVLGVELCEELFTGASPHIAHALHGADIILNSSGSHHELRKLHRRIELIREATLKLGGVYLYANQRGCDGDRMYYDGCALIALNGEIIAQGDQFGLEDVDVVTATVDLDDVRAHRTSKSRGMQAVAPSQWAGHAQPMRISVPSPLTHKLEDRPHARLSMPIEVRYHTPEEEIALGPACWLWDYVRRSRTQGFLLPLSGGMDSCATAVIVHSMCRLVHAACQQGNEQVITDMHRVSGTPDTWMPASPQALAERLFVTCYMGTTNSSQATRDRAHQLAQAIGSYHYAFDIDTVVSAILRLFSTVTGRSPQFKVHGGSPAENLALQNIQARSRMVLAYLFAQLAPWVQGRSGGLLVLGSANVDESLRGYLTKYDNSSADLNPIGSISKQDLRRFLTYARTAFDLPVLSSFLEAPPTAELEPITADYVQSDEADMGMTYEELSVLGRLRKLQKCGPYSMFVKLLAIWPSLAPDALAAKVKLFFFEYARNRHKMTTLTPAYHAESYSPDDNRFDLRPFLYPVHFAYQFRRIYELIGRLRP is encoded by the coding sequence ATGCCACGCCTGACCGTATCGACCTGCTCGCTGAATCAATGGGCTCTCGACTTTGACGGGAACCGCGACcgcatcgtgcgctcgatcgaGCGCGCAAAGGCGGCGGGCAGCACGCTCCGTATTGGTCCCGAACTCGAGATCCCCGGCTACGGCTGCTACGACCACTTTCTAGAGAGCGACACCGAGCTGCACTCATGGCAGGTCCTCGCCGAGATCTTGCAGTCTAATCTCACCGACGGGATCCTCTGTGACGTCGGCATGCCAGTGTCGCACCGCTCCGTCCTGTACAACTGCCGCATCGCGGTGATGCATCGGCGCATCTTGCACATCCGCCCGAAAATCTGGCTCGCCAATGATGGCAACTACCGCGAAATGCGCTTCTTCACGCCATGGACGCGCATCGGCGAGACAGAATCGTACGATTTGCCAGATATCATTCGCGAAACGACCGGGCAAACGCATGTGCCCATCGGCGATGCCCTCCTGCAGGCGCCCGATACGGTCCTGGGCGTCGAGCTGTGTGAGGAGCTGTTCACGGGCGCCTCGCCTCACATCGCACATGCtctgcacggcgccgacaTCATCCTCAACTCGAGTGGAAGTCACCACGAGCTCCGAAAACTACATCGCCGCATCGAACTGATCCGGGAGGCGACCCTCAAGCTCGGCGGCGTCTACCTCTACGCGAATCAGCGCGGCTGCGATGGCGATCGCATGTACTATGACGGCTGTGCCTTGATCGCGCTGAACGGCGAGATCATCGCGCAGGGCGACCAATTTGGCCTCGAGGACGTCGATGTCGTCACGGCGACCGTCGACCtcgacgatgtgcgtgcgcaccgcACGTCCAAGAGCCGCGGTATGCAGGCCGTCGCCCCGAGCCAGTGGGCAGGACACGCACAGCCCATGCGCATCTCCGTCCCCTCGCCACTGACGCACAAGCTGGAAGATCggccgcacgcgcggcTCTCGATGCCCATCGAAGTACGCTACCACACGCCCGAGGAGGAAATCGCGCTCGGTCCTGCATGCTGGCTGTGGGACTACGTGCGTCGCTCACGCACACAGGGCTTCTTGCTGCCCCTCTCCGGTGGCATGGACTcgtgcgccacggccgTGATTGTGCACAGCATGTGCcggctcgtgcatgcgGCGTGCCAGCAGGGCAACGAGCAAGTCATCACAGACATGCACCGCGTCAGCGGTACACCCGATACGTGGATGCCTGCCTCGCCTCAGGCGTTGGCTGAGCGCCTGTTTGTGACGTGCTACATGGGCACGACCAACTCGAGTCAGGCGACACgcgatcgcgcgcatcaGTTGGCCCAGGCCATCGGCTCATACCACTACGCCTTTGACATTGACACCGTCGTCTCAGCCATCCTGCGCCTCTTTTCCACTGTGACAGGCAGGAGCCCGCAATTCAAAGTGCATGGCGGCTCACCGGCTGAGAATCTCGCGCTCCAAAACATCCAGGCTCGCTCGCgcatggtgctggcgtACCTATTTGCCCAACTGGCGCCCTGGGTCCAGGGGCGCAGTGGCGGCCTCCTGGTCCTAGGCAGTGCGAATGTGGACGAGAGCTTGCGTGGCTACCTGACCAAGTATGACAATTCGTCCGCCGATCTCAATCCGATTGGCAGCATTTCCAAGCAGGATTTGCGGCGCTTTCTGACGTATGCTAGGACCGCTTTTGACCTGCCTGTGCTGTCGTCGTTTTTGGAAGCGCCACCGACGGCGGAGCTCGAGCCTATCACAGCCGACTATGTCCAGAGCGACGAAGCAGATATGGGCATGACATACGAAGAACTATCCGTATTGGGCCGACTGCGCAAACTGCAGAAATGCGGGCCATACAGCATGTTCGTCAAGTTGCTGGCCATATGgccgtcgctggcgccggaCGCCCTGGCGGCCAAGGTCAAATTGTTCTTCTTTGAGTATGCCCGCAACAGGCACAAGATGACGACGCTCACACCAGCGTACCATGCTGAGTCGTACTCGCCTGACGACAACCGATTCGATTTGCGTCCCTTCTTGTACCCTGTGCACTTTGCATACCAGTTCCGGCGTATCTATGAGCTGATAGGTCGTCTGCGTCCATAG
- a CDS encoding trehalose 6-phosphate synthase has protein sequence MIERLVVVSNRLPVTIKKDGSVPGGYIFKQSAGGLVSALRGTKKLMSFTWIGWPGVSVPESSIPYIEATLEKNYQCKPVWLPEDVGERHYNGFSNSILWPLFHYHAGEMNFDEENWRAYREANWLFAHAVRSVLRPGDCVWVQDYHLMLLPLMLTTILEHGDIERLVPKECSDMDVTNSLGLVTQATSDAFDPSRASHAQLRRKDIQLGFFLHTPFPSSEVYRILPVRREILLGILYSDLIGFHTYDYVRHFLSSCARILGIPTYPNGADFGGRRIQVRTYPIGIDPHQFETALQQPMVRERIGTLSRRFEGVKIIVGIDRLDYIKGMPQKLQGIETFLEEHPEWIGKVVLIQIAVPSRQDVEEYQNLRATVNEAVGRINGRFGTVESMPIHLLHRSVEFNELCALYAVSDVCLITSTRDGMNLVSYEYVACQQERNGVMILSEFAGAAQSLNGSLIVNPWDRFAVADAIHTALTMDPETRKANSEKLTSYVEKHTAAWWGRSFIDDLELAGNAAPATAFKHA, from the coding sequence ATGATCGAGCGGCTCGTGGTGGTGTCCAACCGGCTGCCGGTAACGATCAAGAAAGACGGGTCGGTGCCTGGTGGCTACATTTTCAAGCAGTCAGCAGGCGGACTTGTGTCTGCGCTGCGTGGCACGAAAAAGCTCATGAGCTTTACGTGGATCGGGTGGCCGGGCGTGAGTGTGCCTGAAAGCAGCATCCCCTACATTGAGGCAACGCTCGAAAAGAACTATCAGTGCAAGCCCGTATGGCTTCCCGAAGACGTGGGGGAGCGCCACTACAACGGATTTTCGAACTCGATCTTATGGCCGCTCTTTCACTATCATGCGGGTGAAATGAACTTTGACGAGGAGAATTGGCGAGCCTATCGCGAGGCGAATTGGCTGTTTGCCCATGCAGTACGCAGTGTGCTGCGTCCAGGAGACTGCGTTTGGGTACAAGACTATCATCTTATGCTTCTCCCGCTCATGCTAACCACGATCTTGGAGCATGGCGATATCGAACGGCTCGTCCCGAAAGAGTGCTCCGATATGGATGTGACCAACTCACTGGGACTGGTTACGCAGGCTACTAGTGATGCATTTGATCCTTCTCGGGCATCccacgcgcagctgcggcgcaAAGATATTCAGCTGGGCTTTTTCCTGCATACGCCCTTTCCCAGCAGCGAAGTGTACCGTATCCTTCCCGTCCGTCGAGAAATCCTGCTTGGTATCTTGTACTCGGACTTGATTGGATTCCATACGTACGACTACGTGCGACACTTTTTATCCTCGTGTGCGCGTATCCTGGGCATACCCACGTACCCGAATGGTGCTGACTTTGGTGGTCGCCGTATTCAGGTCCGCACGTATCCTATCGGTATTGATCCCCATCAATTCGagacggcgctgcagcagccTATGGTCAGAGAGCGCATTGGCACACTGTCTCGCCGATTTGAAGGTGTCAAGATCATTGTGGGGATTGATCGACTCGACTATATCAAAGGCATGCCTCAGAAGCTCCAGGGCATCGAAACGTTCCTGGAAGAGCATCCAGAATGGATCGGGAAAGTGGTGCTGATTCAGATCGCTGTACCGTCTCGACAGGATGTGGAAGAGTACCAGAACTTGCGTGCGACGGTGAACGAGGCTGTCGGTCGCATTAACGGCCGATTTGGCACGGTCGAAAGTATGCCGATTCATCTTTTGCACCGTTCCGTCGAATTCAACGAGCTCTGCGCGTTGTACGCCGTCAGCGATGTGTGCCTCATCACCAGCACTCGCGATGGTATGAATCTCGTGTCGTACGAATATGTCGCGTGTCAACAGGAACGCAATGGCGTCATGATCCTGTCTGAATTTGCTGGCGCTGCTCAATCTTTGAACGGCTCTTTGATCGTGAATCCCTGGGACCGATTCGCTGTGGCTGATGCTATTCACACAGCGCTTACGATGGATCCCGAGACGCGCAAGGCTAATTCGGAAAAGCTAACAAGCTATGTCGAAAAACACACAGCCGCCTGGTGGGGCCGCAGCTTTATCGATGACCTCGAGCTCGCTGGCAATGCCGCGCCCGCCACCGCTTTTAAGCATGCATAG